CGGTCACGGCGGCCCCGGCCTCGCGGGCGGCCGTGGCGACGGCCTCCGCGTACCGCCCCATCGTCGGATCGGTCACGATCACGACGACTTCACCCGGCAGCACCCGTCCGTTCACGTGCACGAGCCGCCGCGCTCCGGGCGAGAGATCCACGCCGGCCTTGGCCACGGCCCCGTCAGCCACGGTCCCGTCAGCCACGGTCCCTCGCGAAGAACTCATCGAAGCGGCCGTCGAAGATGATTGCGGTGTAGCCATCTCCGGTCGTGTTCGTCGCCGTGCGCAGCATGTCCGGAATGCCTCCGGAGAGCGCGATCCAGCTCGCAATGAACTCGCCCTGTGCCTGGCCTTCGAGCCCCAGCATGCTCGCGAACAGCGTCGCGCTCCACAGCGCCGTCCCCATCCCGGCCGGGAGCCCCGGAGCGGCGATCGTGAACAGGACGACGGCGGGCCACGCGGCGAGCATCATCATCCAGCTCAGTTCCAGGCCGAACACGTAGCTCACGACGAAGGGTCCGTACGCGACGTAGGCGAGCGCGCTCGCGTCCAGGTTCGCGACGGCGCCGAACGGGAGGACGAAGTCCGCCACCTCCTCGCGCACGCCGACCTTCTTTGCGTTGGCGAGGTTGACCGGGAGCGTCGCCAGCGACGAACACGTGCCCGCGGCGAAGACCGCGGTCGGCGCATAGTAGTCCCTCAACACGGGCCCCACGGGCCGCCGTCCGACCCTCCGGACGAGCACGAACGTGTAGAACGCCCACCAGACCAGGACGAGCCCGCAGGTGTAGGCGGCCATCGTCAGATAGTGGGATAGCCCCATGCTCGCGCCGAAGCGCACGCCCAGGGTGATGCCGAAGGCGAGGATGAGCGGGAGCATGACGTACGCCAGCTTGCCGCCCGCCCTCTCGATCGAGTCGGCGATTCTTCGCAGCACGCGGTAGGTCGGATCGTGCCGGGCGCCGAACGCCCCGAGCAGGACGCCGGCGAGGATCGCGAGCAGCGGCCACGAGGCTCCGCCCTCTCCGAGGCTCCGCAGCATGGCCGCGGCTTCGGTCCATACGCCCCGGTCTCCCGAGGCCAGCGGGATGCGAAAGATCGTGGCGGAGGTCACCACGGCGATGAGTCCGGCGACGGTAGACGTGAAGACGTACCACAGGACGACCGCGCCGGCGAAGCGCCCGGCGAGCCCGCGCCGCACCAGAGTGGCGATGGCCGGGCTGAGGGCGGCAAGGATCAGCAGCGGCACGACGGCGACCACCCAGGCGATGAGCGTGGCCGTGGCGTCGGCCACCGGCGCGAGCGGCACGGAGAGGAACCCGCCCGCGGCCAGACCCGCCACCAGCGCCAGGATCGTCCAGACGTACGCGGGGACGTTACGCCTCCGCCGCCCTCGGGCCGTCACTCCGTCGAGTGTCGGCGAATCCGGGCGCGCAACATCTCGAAGTAAAGCCTGTCGGCGGTGACGATGGGAGCGGACTGACCACCCTCGAGCAGGAGATCTCGAAGGAGCTGACGGTCTGCAGAGCGCGAGATGTTGATCGTGTTCATGGGCGAAGCGTAGTGTCTTCAGGAAAAAGTTGGCAACGCCAAGGTCAGCCTGTATTGCCCCGCTCAGCCCGGAGGGCCCCATGGATCGCCCGTCACCGCCTCTTCCGCGCCGCCGCTTCCTCCACCTGACCGGCGCAGCCCTGGGCCTCGCCGCGACCTCCGGCTGCGCCACCGCTGCGAGGACGCGCAGTCCAGGCGCTGGCCTGTTATCCGCCGCCGGCACCGCCGACCGCACCTGGACTCCCGAGCGCTTCGACCCGTGGATCGAACTCGACCGCGCTGCCTGGGCCCACAACGTCCGCGAGGCCGCGCGGCTGGCGGGCGGCCGCCCCATCCTCGCGGTGGTGAAAAACAACGCCTACGGCCTGGGCGACCGTGCGGTCGGGCCGCTCCTCGCCGGGATGCCCGAGGTGGGCGGCATCGCCGCCGTGCGCGTCGAGGAGGCGCTCGCCATGCGCGAGGAGGGGGTGACCAAGCCGATCGTGGTCATGGCGGAGGGATCCGAGGATGAGATCGAGGAGCTGGCGAGACACGACGTGCTCCCGTCCGTGTGGCTGGACGATGCGCCCGCGCGGCTGCGGAGCGTGTCCCGGCGACTCGGCCGTCCCGTGCCCGTCCAGCTCTTCATCGATACGGGGATGAACCGGGAGGGGATGCCGTACACCCGCGCGCGCGGGTGGATCGAGGAACTCGTGCAGAGCGAATACGTCGACGTGAACGGCACCTACACCATGTTCATGCACGATCTCGACTTCAACCGGGAGCAGCTCGCGCGCTTCGAGGAGCTCCTCGCATGGGCCCGCGGGAAGAGCCTCCCCCTCGGCACCCTCCACGCTTCACCCTCCTTCGAGCTGTTCAACCTGCCCGAGGCGCACTACGACATGGTGCGGCCCGGGAACGCGCTGTTCGGAAACCACCTTTCCGGCGGCGAAGGCGCCCGGGACATGGCCGACCTCAGGCCCGTGTTTCGCATGAATGCGCGCGTGGTGCGGGTCGAACGCCTCGAGCCGGGCGACAGCGCGGGTTTCCGCCACACCTTCACCGCCGACCGGGCCACCTGGGTGGCGCTGCTGCCGGTCGGCCGCACCGACGGCTATCCGTCCGAAGCGAACGGGACGTGCGAGGTGCTGATCAACGGCCGCCTGTACCCCGTCGCGGGCGGGGTCAACTCCGCGCACACCATCCTCGACATCGGCCCGGAGAAGACGGTCGAGGTCGGCGATGTCGCCACGCTCGTCGGCCCCGACCATCCGTCCGTGCTTCCCCACACCGTCGCCGAACGGACGGGCCGCGGCTTCCTCGGAATCATCCAGTCCATGAACCCGCGGCTCCCGAGACGGGTGGTGTAGGGACGACAATCGCCGCGGAGGCCCCAGCCAGATCAGGTGCAGCGATCCGAGACGGCCGCGACGGCGGCGTCGATCTCTTCGCGGGTGTTGAAGAAGTGGATGGAGAGCCGGAAGTCGCGCTCCGCCCGGACCGGGGAGGCGAGGATCCCTTCGTCTTCGCGCAGGTCGTTGTAGAGTTGCGTGGCGTCGCATCCCTCCGGGAGTTGAACGACGAACACGCCCGAGCGGTCCGGGCGTGCCCGCGGGGACGACACGCCCAGTCCCTCGGTGGCGTCCACGACTTCGATCGCGTGGTCGACGAGCGACTGGACCCGCTCCTCGATCCTCTCAAGGCCGATGTCCTCCATCCACTCCACCGCGTGGGCGAAGCCGGCGAAGTCCGCCAGGGCGCGGGTGCCGAACTCGTAGCGGGCGGCGCTGGGGAGCAGGGTGTAGGCGCCCTCGTAGTCCATCGTCGCGTGGCTGTGGGAGCCGGCCCAGCTCAGTTGCACGTCGTCCAGTATCTCTCGGCGCACGAAGAGCGCGCCCGTGCCCTTGGGACCGAGCAGCCACTTGTGGCCGCACGTCGAATAGCCATCGCAGCCGAGCGCGCGGAAGTCGGTCGCCACGCAGCCGGGGCCCTGCGCGCCGTCGAGGTGGTAGCGCACGCCGCGGGAGCGCAGCAAGTCCCCCAGTTCGGCGGACTCGTCCGTCCGCAGCGTTCGTCCGTTGTTCCGCGATACGTGGCTGATGCTCACCATCCGCGTGCGGTCCGAGAGCTGGTCGCGGATCTCGTCGATGAGCCCGGTTCCGGGACTCAGGTCGATCTCGCGGATCGCGATCCCGAACCGGTCCCGGAGGACGTACCACGGGACGACGTTGGCGGGGTGTTCCGTGTTGGAGATCACGACCTCGTCTCCCGGCTCCCAGTTCAGGCTCCAGGCGACGATGGAGATCCCCTCGGAGGTGCTGTGCGTGAGCGCGACCTCCTCGGTTTCGGCGCCGAACACGCGCGCCAACTGCGCCCTAAGG
The window above is part of the Candidatus Palauibacter scopulicola genome. Proteins encoded here:
- a CDS encoding cation:dicarboxylase symporter family transporter, giving the protein MTARGRRRRNVPAYVWTILALVAGLAAGGFLSVPLAPVADATATLIAWVVAVVPLLILAALSPAIATLVRRGLAGRFAGAVVLWYVFTSTVAGLIAVVTSATIFRIPLASGDRGVWTEAAAMLRSLGEGGASWPLLAILAGVLLGAFGARHDPTYRVLRRIADSIERAGGKLAYVMLPLILAFGITLGVRFGASMGLSHYLTMAAYTCGLVLVWWAFYTFVLVRRVGRRPVGPVLRDYYAPTAVFAAGTCSSLATLPVNLANAKKVGVREEVADFVLPFGAVANLDASALAYVAYGPFVVSYVFGLELSWMMMLAAWPAVVLFTIAAPGLPAGMGTALWSATLFASMLGLEGQAQGEFIASWIALSGGIPDMLRTATNTTGDGYTAIIFDGRFDEFFARDRG
- a CDS encoding aminotransferase class V-fold PLP-dependent enzyme, coding for MNTSRRSFLRRSAGALALAPIVPVGRLALRAVRDGALPDPAMHSAADPGPQEAWVARARAEIPASTESLYFQTGGIGPAPNAVIDHVQERLAFQNRSPAEPGISDEMARVEPDLRAQLARVFGAETEEVALTHSTSEGISIVAWSLNWEPGDEVVISNTEHPANVVPWYVLRDRFGIAIREIDLSPGTGLIDEIRDQLSDRTRMVSISHVSRNNGRTLRTDESAELGDLLRSRGVRYHLDGAQGPGCVATDFRALGCDGYSTCGHKWLLGPKGTGALFVRREILDDVQLSWAGSHSHATMDYEGAYTLLPSAARYEFGTRALADFAGFAHAVEWMEDIGLERIEERVQSLVDHAIEVVDATEGLGVSSPRARPDRSGVFVVQLPEGCDATQLYNDLREDEGILASPVRAERDFRLSIHFFNTREEIDAAVAAVSDRCT
- the alr gene encoding alanine racemase, whose product is MDRPSPPLPRRRFLHLTGAALGLAATSGCATAARTRSPGAGLLSAAGTADRTWTPERFDPWIELDRAAWAHNVREAARLAGGRPILAVVKNNAYGLGDRAVGPLLAGMPEVGGIAAVRVEEALAMREEGVTKPIVVMAEGSEDEIEELARHDVLPSVWLDDAPARLRSVSRRLGRPVPVQLFIDTGMNREGMPYTRARGWIEELVQSEYVDVNGTYTMFMHDLDFNREQLARFEELLAWARGKSLPLGTLHASPSFELFNLPEAHYDMVRPGNALFGNHLSGGEGARDMADLRPVFRMNARVVRVERLEPGDSAGFRHTFTADRATWVALLPVGRTDGYPSEANGTCEVLINGRLYPVAGGVNSAHTILDIGPEKTVEVGDVATLVGPDHPSVLPHTVAERTGRGFLGIIQSMNPRLPRRVV